The genomic window TGTTCCCTTTGGCGGAATCGAGCACCCGCAATTGCACCGTTGTTCCGTTGCCATGTTCCACCAGGAACCCCCTGAGCAATAGTTCCGCCGGAAGCATTTTCGAAATACGTAGTGCAAAGTTGGGATCCGAAAGACCCGACATGCTCAACTTTTGCTCCTGAAGGATATAATCCCAGCCCTCGTTGCGGGCGACCAGCTGGAAGCGCATCGGGCTACGCTGCAACTCACCGAGCATATACGATCTTACCAGCGGCCCCAGGCTTGTCGTATCGGAGACCAGAGGCGGAAGACCGACGGTCAGGCGGTATTCCTCCTGCTCGTATTCGGGTTCCTTGCTGACAACCGTCAGCTCCTTGCTGGTTTTATTGCCCATAGGATCCATAGCGACGATGGAATAGGTGTTGGTGCCGGGGTTGAGCGAAACTCGCCTTCCAAACCGGCTGCTTTGGGGATTCTTCGTTTCGGAATAGAGCAGCTCCTCGCCGTTCAGGGTCAGGCTGGCGATACCACTCCCGTCGCGTGCCAGCCCATCAATGTAGAACTCCTCGTCAAAAACCGTATGCGTTCTACCCGCACCATCAACCTTCAGGTAGGGCGGCTGACGGTCGGTTTCGGCAGTGGTTGAAGCGAAGAGGAAGCCGGATTCCAGGCCTTGGGAGTGGGATGGATCTCCATATTTGTTAAGTGCGGTTTTTGTCAGTTTGGGGCTGAAGGTTTCCTCGATGCGGTTGCCGGCCATATCGACGGCAACAAGGGTGGGGGAGTTGGCCTGGTCGAAACGGACTTCGAACGGATGCGCGGTTTTGGTTTCCCCTCTTGAATTGGTTAGCAGGGTTTTCCCGTTCAGGGTAATGGTTTGCAGGCTTCCGTTGTCGGAACAGATGCAATGGGCAACCCAATGGCCGGGGAATACCATGATCCGGTCAACGCTGATCACCGGGGCTTCCCAGTCGGCGCGGATCCGCACGGTGGTGGTTGTTTTGCGGCCATTCAGGTCGGCGACCTGAACGGGGATTTCATTCATGCCGGAGCGCAGTTTGATTTCCTGGGTCGTCTGGTAGGCTAGTGCCGCCAACTCGATGAATTGGCGTTCTTTATTGATGGCCACGTCCTTGATGTATCCCTTGGCCTCGGATGAAACCGAGAGGCTGACCGACTTTTTGTTCGTCCATTCCCCTTGGGTATTGGCTTTGGCCGTGACGGTTGGGTTCGGGAGCTGTGTGCTTGTGTTAAGATCCGCCCTGACCTTGTTGAGGTAAAACTTGGCCCGGCCCGACGGTTCCTGTTCCAGCGACTTCTCGAGGAGACGGCGGGCTTCGTCGGTTTCACCCAGTTCGTAGAGGCAAATGCCCAGTTCCCGGTTGGGGAAATAGTGGTCGAGGAAGTGCATGCCGTAGGTTTTTGCCCGCCACATGTCTTGGGGAAACCCATATTTTGCCCCTGTGCGGATGCCGAGGCTTCGCTCGAAATCCTCCCGGGCCAGCGCAACCTTGCCTTGCTGCAGGTAATGCGTTCCCCGTTCGTAATAATTCCACCAGTTGTGGTGGGTGATTTCTTCGGGGGCGTTGCCTGGAGGGGGCGCGGTGGTTTGGCATCCGGGAAGGGTGCACAGGAGGGCTAGAACGATGCAACCATGGACGCTATGTTTGATCCTTTTCATTGAATCCCGCTAATTTAAGGTATGCTAAATCCAGAAACCAACGCATACGCTACCTAGAATTGCGGGATTCATCTAGTACTTTTACCCAGATGTTGCTTTTGAAAAGGGCGTGGAAGTGGGGAATGGCTCCAGAAGACCCTGGAGCCATTTGGTCATGCCTTGATTATCCGAGCTCCGGGACATCCATCCACTTGCGTTCTTTCCAGCTTTGCATGCCGAGTTCGGCGAGCTGGACGCCCTTGGCGCCTTCCATCAGCGAATAGTTCCACGCTTCATCCAGCACGACGTGCTTGATGAACATTTCCCATTGGATCTTGAAGGCGTTGTCGTAGTTGGTGTTGGCATCCACCGGTTCCAGCACCAAGTCGCCCAAATCAATCACATCGCCGGGGGAAACGTTGGAGACCGCTGCGGGCAGGACGAGTTCAGGATAGCCCTCCTTGTTGACCAAAAGGCTCCAGTCCGAGTCGATCAGCCAGGTGTTGGTGGGGAAGATGCCGCCGTCTCCGGTGGACCAATACTCTTTGTAGACGGCGTTTACAATTATGGAAAACAATAGCCGAACACCCTGATGCCATTAGGTTGAACGGTCCCTTGGATTTTTTTTGGGTTGACGGAGAACCTCAGATGGCTGGTTCGCTTTGTTTATTTATCTAGTTTGCTAACAATCAGTTTTGTTTTCTTAACTAGGAATACGCCAAATCCGAGTTGGATTGCCGGATGCAAAAGAGAGTAGAGGGCGGTTGAGAAAAGATGGCTTTCGAAACTTAACTTCGCAAGATTGATCACGGTAAGAGCTACAATGGATAGTGCTTTAACGAGTATATATACACCTAGTAACTTAAGTCCAACTTCGTATGTTTCTTGTTTGGTCATTTTTTTCCTTAGCGAACGATCAGCTAAGGTGCGGGTCACCACGTCGCCTTCAGCGACTTGTTCGCAGTTGATGTACTGTCGCTCGGTCCCAGAAGCTTTACCTCATGCAGGCATAAACCGTACCGCCCTCCCGGAGGGTTGAAGTCCAGCTTTACGCCATTCCAGCCACGACTGAAGTTCGCGGAGTAACACAACCACAGAGTCCTCCCGTCTTCACTTACGAATTTGCTTGGAAAATTGAGGAAGTAAGCCTGGTCACCGAAGTCTTTCAAGTAGACGACCATCCTCCATGGACCCGTGAGCGTATCGGCTTCCAGGATGTATGAGTCCATCTTGGCTACGGTTGGCCAGCCGTCCGTGATGCACATCAGGTATTTCTTTAGCCCGGGTACCCAGGTGGCCGTGACACAACCCATGTTGTTGTTCCACTCGATCAATGGCTTGATCTTCTCGAAATCACCGGTCCAGACAGGTTTGCCGTTCACGTCGTGCCCCCCGAAAAACTCATAAGCCTTGATGTCATTGATTGTTTCAGGGGACGGCTTGACGCGTGCCATGTAGACCTGATCGGCAGTAATCCAGCTCAGATTGGCGTGCGCAAAGTCCGTATCGCAATCCTGTACTTCAAATCCTCCTCCCGTGGCGGGCTTGACACATGGACGCGGTTCAGGATCGTCCACCATTGCGCCCATGCCTAGCATGTAGGCCTTTCCATCGGGTGAATGTTTCATGTTCTTGCCGAAATCCACAAAATGAGGTGCACCCATTTTTACCGGGCCGAGATGCACTTTCGGCTCGGGAAACAACGGCGTTTCGGGTGAGAGAGGTGAAGGCTCCCATGTCTTGCCCATATCCCGCGAGATCTGGAAACCCGGCATCGGCCCCAGGACCGGCCAATTCCAGGTGAATCCGTTGTGCTTGGTGCTTCCGGCTGGCCCAAGACAATAAGTGCCATAGTACCAGATACCGTTATGAACCAATGACCCCGCGGGGTAACGCCCTTTGTAAGGCTCGGCGCTGGCAGCTTTTGGAGGAGATGTATTCTTGATGATTAATCTGAGTGGATCATCACCAATCATCATTCCGTGGCCCGTATGTGCCTTCTTACCGTCATACCCGGACTTGCAAGAGACTCCATCGGTTTTTCCGTCAGTCCATGGAGAATACAGATTGCCATCACTTGCCCAGGATGGGTACCATGTGTCACCACAGTGATAATCACTATGGCGACCAGTGAAGAAGATCGCCGTCAACGTTTGCGATCTCTCAAACGGGCAGTCGTCAGGAACTTCAGATTTCCATGTGAATCCGTTATCAGCGTCAGTTGGTGTGTTCTTGTCGCTGGCAGCTGAAACGCCGACCGTTATTAATACAAACACGAAGAACAGTGATAGATGTCGTATCATCAGGTATCCCTTTCATTGCAGACCTTATGGCTGAAGTTGATGAAACGTGCCTTCGGCACTAATTTTCATGCGAAATTATTTGCGCTTCGCTTCAGGAGCCTCGGTCGGTTTTTCCTGTTAAAGTTAGAGGCGTGCCCGATGGTTTATCGCGGGCTGCTCTTCCGAAGAAGAGCCTATCCAACATTGAATACTCACATTCAACCCAAAGGACGCGCCATGAAGAAACTATACATCGGAATCGACGTTCACAAAGACTCAATTGTTGTTGCGCTTGCTTTTTCCGACCAAGCAGAGCCGACGCTTTTGGGAAAGGTGTCGGCCGACCTCTTCCCAACGCCTGCGATGCCTTGCTGGAGGGGCGCACGCCGTGCGCCCGGGCGGACGGCGTCTGCCCCTCCACGGGCGGCTCGGATGGAACCTCGCCCTCCACGCAGGGGGCTTAAGATTCATGAAGAGCCTGGCGGTAGTCTTTGTGCTATGCGCGCAATTGCTTCTCAATTGTGTGGCCAACAAAACCGTCCGCACCGGTTTTTAAAGCGGCGTGGCCTTTCCGTTCCCGCCGCACCAGGGCGGCTGTGCCGCAAACGATCCGGCGGGGGAAGAGGGTATGGCTGTTGCCAAACGGGACGCATTGGGATACATCTAATCGATCATGATTGCTCTTAAATGCAGGATACGCTTTGCCGTGCCGGTTTTGCTGGCCGTGTTGATTTCCGGGACGGCGTTTGCCCGTGCGCCGATCACGAGCATTGCGGCTGTTCGCGACCTGGCGCCGGAAATGGCGGAAAAGGGGCAGCCTGTGCGGGTTGAAGGCCAGGTTCTTTGGGTGCATCCGACGGGCAATGGATTTTTTTTGCGCGGGGGCGAGGTCAGCATTTATGTTCGGCAACCCAGGGGCGGCCCTGCCTATTCTAGGTTTTCGCCGGGGGAGATGGTTCGTGTTGAGGGGGT from Pontiella desulfatans includes these protein-coding regions:
- a CDS encoding tetratricopeptide repeat protein; amino-acid sequence: MKRIKHSVHGCIVLALLCTLPGCQTTAPPPGNAPEEITHHNWWNYYERGTHYLQQGKVALAREDFERSLGIRTGAKYGFPQDMWRAKTYGMHFLDHYFPNRELGICLYELGETDEARRLLEKSLEQEPSGRAKFYLNKVRADLNTSTQLPNPTVTAKANTQGEWTNKKSVSLSVSSEAKGYIKDVAINKERQFIELAALAYQTTQEIKLRSGMNEIPVQVADLNGRKTTTTVRIRADWEAPVISVDRIMVFPGHWVAHCICSDNGSLQTITLNGKTLLTNSRGETKTAHPFEVRFDQANSPTLVAVDMAGNRIEETFSPKLTKTALNKYGDPSHSQGLESGFLFASTTAETDRQPPYLKVDGAGRTHTVFDEEFYIDGLARDGSGIASLTLNGEELLYSETKNPQSSRFGRRVSLNPGTNTYSIVAMDPMGNKTSKELTVVSKEPEYEQEEYRLTVGLPPLVSDTTSLGPLVRSYMLGELQRSPMRFQLVARNEGWDYILQEQKLSMSGLSDPNFALRISKMLPAELLLRGFLVEHGNGTTVQLRVLDSAKGNIIQAPDVYLGGNDDVEYEVAGLIMKLKQHFPVVTGKVLDVAGSKVTIDIGKNQGVNQWSKFVVLHADPPDEPLAETTVHKHDQQFVQLEIERLTPTMLTARVLPSKGSSMIRKGDHVYAR
- a CDS encoding DUF4185 domain-containing protein; amino-acid sequence: MIRHLSLFFVFVLITVGVSAASDKNTPTDADNGFTWKSEVPDDCPFERSQTLTAIFFTGRHSDYHCGDTWYPSWASDGNLYSPWTDGKTDGVSCKSGYDGKKAHTGHGMMIGDDPLRLIIKNTSPPKAASAEPYKGRYPAGSLVHNGIWYYGTYCLGPAGSTKHNGFTWNWPVLGPMPGFQISRDMGKTWEPSPLSPETPLFPEPKVHLGPVKMGAPHFVDFGKNMKHSPDGKAYMLGMGAMVDDPEPRPCVKPATGGGFEVQDCDTDFAHANLSWITADQVYMARVKPSPETINDIKAYEFFGGHDVNGKPVWTGDFEKIKPLIEWNNNMGCVTATWVPGLKKYLMCITDGWPTVAKMDSYILEADTLTGPWRMVVYLKDFGDQAYFLNFPSKFVSEDGRTLWLCYSANFSRGWNGVKLDFNPPGGRYGLCLHEVKLLGPSDSTSTANKSLKATW